The genomic DNA TTGAGCTTGGAAGCCAAATCAGGGAAACGACGGCGTTGTCCGTTCAGTTTCTTCTGCCGTGCATCATGATGTTCGCACTGGGGCTGGTGGATGATATTCGCCGCTTGCGGGCCGGTCTCAAGTTCCTGATCGAGGTAGTCATTGCGGTCTGGTTTCACTTTTCGGTGCAGGGGATTACCACGCTGCCCAATCCGCTGACAGGTGGGGTGATCGAGCTTGGCGTTTTTGGACTGCCGATTACGGTGCTTTGGTTGGTGGGTATCAGCAACGCCTTCAACTTGATTGACGGCGTGGATGGCCTGTCGGCTGGCGCGGCGCTCTTCTCGACCTTGACGCTGGCGTACGTCGCCGCCGCCAACGGCAATGTGCCACTCGCCATCCTCCTGTGCGCGCTGGCCGGCGGCACGGCGGGTTTCCTGAAATACAACTTCAATCCGGCGACGATTTTCATGGGCGATTGTGGCAGCCTGTTCATTGGCTTTACCCTGGCGGGGCTGGCGCTGCTGCACGCCCAAAAGTCGGCCACCATCGTCACCGTGACCATTCCACTCCTGGCCTTTGGGCTACCGATCATGGAGACGGCGCTTTCGATTGGACGACGCTTTTTGGCCGGCAAGCCAATTTTTGAGGCCGACCGCCGCCATATGCATCACCAACTACTGGCACGGGGGTATTCCCATCGCACAACGACCATTCTGCTCTATGGCCTGTCGGCCTTTTTCGCGCTGGTCAGCCTCCTGGCTTACAACTCGCCCAATCGGCTGCTGGGGTTGATTTTGCTTACCCTGGGCATCGTCGTTTGGATCGCGGTGCAACACTTTGGCTACCATGAGTTTGGTGAGATCGGGCGGGTGATTCAGCGGTCGCTCAACCAGCGCGTCATCATCGCCAACAACATTCGGGTGCACGAGTTGATTGAGGCGCTGACGCGCTCGGAAAGTTTTGACGAGTTTTACACGCATCTTAGTGAGTGCTTCGAGGCGACCGACTTTGCGCGGGTGGAACTGCACCTGCCGCTTGATTATGTGTGGCACGTCCAAGCGCATGACGGTTTCCGGTTCGCCCGGCGCGGCAACTTGGTGATTGCCACCTGGTCGGCGGATACGGCGGTTGACGATGTCCGTTCGCTGGCGCGGCTGGTCGTGCCGCTCAACTTCAGCAGCGGGTCTCATGGCAGCCTCGAACTGCATCGCTGTCCAGACCAGCCCCTGCTCTTTGATGTCAATCTGCTCTTCGGCAAGCTGCGAACCGTCATCGAGCAAACCGTTTGCCGCCTGGCGTCCGACACCCCCGAACCCATGGGGCTTCGGGATAGATTCTCTGATTCGGGAAGCACGTTACTTCCCAAAATAACATCTCCGTGACAACCCATTCATGGCCGCGGGCTGCCGGCCTGCTACTGCACCCAACGTCACTTCCCGGACCGGATGGCATTGGCGTTCTGGATGGATACGTTGAGGGATTTCTCGATTTTCTGGTCGCGGCCGGGCAGACCTACTGGCAAATCCTGCCGCTTGTCCCGACCGGTTATGGCGACTCGCCCTACGCCGGGTTGTCGGCCTTTGCCGGCAATCCACTCCTGATTGCTGCCGAGACCTTGGTCGAGCTGGGGCTGGTGGCGCGCGAGCGCCTGCGTGATCGTCCGCCGTTTCCCGCCGACCGGGTGGATTACGGCGCGGTCATTGCCTGGAAGCAGGCCCTGTTGGGTGAAGCGTTCGAGCGATTCGCAACATCCGCCCCGGCGACATGGCAGGCGGATTTTGAGGTCTTTTGCCGAACCGAAGCCGGTTGGCTCACCGACTATGCGCAGTTTCGCGCCATCAAGGATGCCCACGGCGGCCGCCCCTGGCATGAATGGCCGCCCGCGTTGCGTGACCGTCAGCCAGACGCACTAGCGTCTGTGACCCGCGAGTTGGGCGCGGCGATGGCGGCGCATCAGTTTCAGCAGTGGCTTTTTTTCAGGCAGTGGCAGCGGGTGCGCGAGTCGTGTCACCGCCGTGGCGTCCGCGTCATTGGCGACGCGCCGATCTTCGTTGCCTACGATTCAGCCGATGTCTGGGCCCATCGCGCTTTGTTCAAGCTCGACGCGCAGGGGCATCCAACCCATGTCGCCGGCGTGCCGCCAGACTATTTCAGCGCGACCGGACAACTCTGGGGCAACCCACTGTATGACTGGCGGCAGATGGCCGCGACCGGCTTTGCCTGGTGGCTGGCGCGCATGCGTCACCTGTTTCGACTCGTGGATGTCGTGCGGCTGGACCACTTCCGTGGGTTTGCGGCCTGCTGGACGATTCCGGCCAGCGCGCCGACGGCGGCCACCGGTCGGTGGGTCAAGACCCCCGGACGCAAGCTTTTTACGGCGCTCAACCGCGCTTTCGGCAGCTTGCCCATCATCGCGGAAGACCTGGGCGTGATCACCCCAGACGTGGTTGCCCTACGCGACGCCTTTGGCTTTCCCGGCATGCGCGTGTTGCAGTTTGCCTTTGGTGGCGATCCCACCAACCAGGACCTCCCACACAACTACGTCCCCAACGCGGTGGTGTACACCGGGACGCACGACAACGATACGACGGTGGGTTGGTATGCCAGTCGCCCAGGGGTCGGCTCAACCCGCGAGGCAGACGCGATTGAGCGGGAACGCGCCTTCTGCCGCGCTTACCTCAACAGCGACGGGAAGGAAATCCACTGGGACTTCATCCGCGCTGCTTACGCCAGCGTGGCCCACACGGCGATTGTTCCCATGCAGGACGTGCTGGGCCTGGGGAGCGAGGGACGGATGAACCTGCCGGCCAGCGAGCGCGGCAACTGGTCTTGGCGCTGTCACCGGCAGGACTTCGCATCGGCCGCCGCCGCGCGCTTGCGCGAGTTGGCGCACCTGTACGGCCGGCTGCCCGGCTAAACAGTCGCCGTCCCCGGGCGCGTCAGGCGGAACGCCTCCATAGCTGAAAAAAGCGAAACATTGGCTGCCAGTGCGCTATTGTGGCTATATATCCGACTGTCATCCGTCGTCGGTTGGCAGCTTCGACGTGAGGTACAGGATATGTCCATTCGCATCGTCGTGATTAGCGACACCCACGGCAACCATGACTTTGACGTGCCAGAGGGCGATATTCTCATCCACGCCGGCGACTTCACCCGGCGCGGCACGCTCGATGAGCTACGTCTGTTTGATGCTTTTCTGCACCGGCAGCCACATCCGCACAAGTTCGTCGTCGCCGGAAATCATGATCACTGCGCGCAGGAAAATGGAGCCGCTCCCGAAACGCTGCTCAAGCATGCTGTCCACTTGGTTGATGCGTCCGCCGTTGCCTGCGGACTCAAAATCTACGGGAGTCCCTGGCAACCCTGGTTCATGAATGGCGCCTTCAATCTGTGGAAGAAAGCAGCCCTGCGCGAAAAGTGGGACTTGATTCCTGAAGATACAGATGTGCTGATTACGCACACCCCGCCCTACGACATTCTCGACCGGACCCAGTTTGGGTGGCGCGTTGGCTGTGGGGAGTTGCGCGCGGTGGTTGACCGGATTGCGCCCCGCCTGCATGTGTTTGGTCATATCCACGAAGCCTATGGGCGGATGCGCCAGGGCGCGACGGAGTTTGTCAACGCGGCCCTGTGCAGCCTGCGCTACCGCATCGTCAACCGGCCGGTGGTCGTTGATCTCGACGTTTGAAGGCAAAAAACGGCAGCAGTGAGCGCGCCATGACGCAGCGGGTGGCCATTCTTGGTGGTGGGCAGTTAGCGCGGATGTCGGCCTATGCCGCCTACCGGCTGGGCGGTGAGGTTGGCATTGTCGCGCGTCCCACCGATGACAGTCCGGCACGGTTGGTCGCGTCCGAGCAGTTCGTGGGGGATTGGTCCGCGCCCGCGCTGCTGGATGCCGTCGCTGACTATGCAGATGTCGTGCTGCTTGAAAACGAGTTCATCGCGCCCGACATCTTGCGCCATCTCGAAGCCACCGGCAAAACCCGCGTCATTCCCTCGGCGCAGACCATTGCGCTGGTTCAGGACAAGTTTTCGCAAAAAACCGCGCTGGCGCAGGCCGGACTGCCCGTGCCGCGCTTTGCCGCGGTGGCCTCGCCAGAGGAAGTGCTGGCCGTGAGCCGTCAGTTCGGGTTGCCCCTGGTGCTCAAGTGTCGCACGAATGGCTACGACGGCTACGGCAACGAGCTAATCCGCGGCGCGGCCGACATTGCCCCGGCTTTTGAGAAGCTACTCCGGCGCGGCAGTCCGTTGATGGTTGAGGAATTCGTGCCCTTCACCAAGGAGTT from Chloracidobacterium validum includes the following:
- a CDS encoding metallophosphatase domain-containing protein, yielding MSIRIVVISDTHGNHDFDVPEGDILIHAGDFTRRGTLDELRLFDAFLHRQPHPHKFVVAGNHDHCAQENGAAPETLLKHAVHLVDASAVACGLKIYGSPWQPWFMNGAFNLWKKAALREKWDLIPEDTDVLITHTPPYDILDRTQFGWRVGCGELRAVVDRIAPRLHVFGHIHEAYGRMRQGATEFVNAALCSLRYRIVNRPVVVDLDV
- a CDS encoding 5-(carboxyamino)imidazole ribonucleotide synthase, whose amino-acid sequence is MKAKNGSSERAMTQRVAILGGGQLARMSAYAAYRLGGEVGIVARPTDDSPARLVASEQFVGDWSAPALLDAVADYADVVLLENEFIAPDILRHLEATGKTRVIPSAQTIALVQDKFSQKTALAQAGLPVPRFAAVASPEEVLAVSRQFGLPLVLKCRTNGYDGYGNELIRGAADIAPAFEKLLRRGSPLMVEEFVPFTKELAVMAARNQRGEEVIYPVVETIQHAQVCHTVLAPASVSEATARSVAALARQVLEAIAGVGVFGIELFLLNDGEVLINEIAPRPHNSGHYTIEACETSQFENHIRAGLNLPLGSPRMRSPVAVMVNLLSGFDAPAQPIGLESALAVPGVTVHFYGKKLARPGRKMGHVTALGEDLGETRERALRAARAIAI
- a CDS encoding glycosyltransferase family 4 protein, whose protein sequence is MLTYAAVFVTALVTAFVLTPLIRNWARGWEPLVDTPSAARHVHKVPIPRVGGIAIFAAFLFGTLVALLFELGSQIRETTALSVQFLLPCIMMFALGLVDDIRRLRAGLKFLIEVVIAVWFHFSVQGITTLPNPLTGGVIELGVFGLPITVLWLVGISNAFNLIDGVDGLSAGAALFSTLTLAYVAAANGNVPLAILLCALAGGTAGFLKYNFNPATIFMGDCGSLFIGFTLAGLALLHAQKSATIVTVTIPLLAFGLPIMETALSIGRRFLAGKPIFEADRRHMHHQLLARGYSHRTTTILLYGLSAFFALVSLLAYNSPNRLLGLILLTLGIVVWIAVQHFGYHEFGEIGRVIQRSLNQRVIIANNIRVHELIEALTRSESFDEFYTHLSECFEATDFARVELHLPLDYVWHVQAHDGFRFARRGNLVIATWSADTAVDDVRSLARLVVPLNFSSGSHGSLELHRCPDQPLLFDVNLLFGKLRTVIEQTVCRLASDTPEPMGLRDRFSDSGSTLLPKITSP
- the malQ gene encoding 4-alpha-glucanotransferase, with the translated sequence MTTHSWPRAAGLLLHPTSLPGPDGIGVLDGYVEGFLDFLVAAGQTYWQILPLVPTGYGDSPYAGLSAFAGNPLLIAAETLVELGLVARERLRDRPPFPADRVDYGAVIAWKQALLGEAFERFATSAPATWQADFEVFCRTEAGWLTDYAQFRAIKDAHGGRPWHEWPPALRDRQPDALASVTRELGAAMAAHQFQQWLFFRQWQRVRESCHRRGVRVIGDAPIFVAYDSADVWAHRALFKLDAQGHPTHVAGVPPDYFSATGQLWGNPLYDWRQMAATGFAWWLARMRHLFRLVDVVRLDHFRGFAACWTIPASAPTAATGRWVKTPGRKLFTALNRAFGSLPIIAEDLGVITPDVVALRDAFGFPGMRVLQFAFGGDPTNQDLPHNYVPNAVVYTGTHDNDTTVGWYASRPGVGSTREADAIERERAFCRAYLNSDGKEIHWDFIRAAYASVAHTAIVPMQDVLGLGSEGRMNLPASERGNWSWRCHRQDFASAAAARLRELAHLYGRLPG